The Buchnera aphidicola (Sitobion avenae) genome contains a region encoding:
- a CDS encoding FAD-binding oxidoreductase, with amino-acid sequence MNPWINADIIKVKRWTDNLFSLFLNASIEPFHAGQFTKLALYNSNSLNRKKIQRAYSFVNAPSEKNLEIYIVRVLNGELSNLLYNLQSGDQIFIKKKSFGFFIIDEIPDCEILWMFATGTAIGPYCSILKEGKNIDRFNHIVLIHAVKYQHELTYLPLMKELHEKYNGKLKIQTITSREKNKNSLTGRIPFLLKNQTLEKHIGFSIDSQTSHVMLCGNPLMVKDTFLFLKNHRNMEKHLRRKKGNITMENYW; translated from the coding sequence ATGAATCCTTGGATTAACGCTGATATTATAAAAGTAAAAAGATGGACTGATAATTTGTTTAGTCTTTTTTTAAATGCATCTATCGAACCCTTTCATGCAGGACAATTTACAAAATTAGCTTTGTACAACAGCAATTCTTTAAACCGAAAAAAGATTCAAAGAGCATACTCATTTGTTAATGCTCCTAGTGAAAAAAATTTAGAAATTTACATTGTCCGTGTACTAAATGGAGAGTTAAGTAATCTTTTATATAATCTTCAAAGTGGAGATCAAATTTTTATCAAAAAAAAATCGTTTGGTTTTTTTATTATAGATGAAATACCAGATTGCGAAATATTATGGATGTTTGCGACAGGTACTGCAATTGGTCCTTATTGTTCAATTTTAAAAGAAGGGAAAAATATTGACAGATTTAATCATATTGTTTTAATACATGCAGTAAAATATCAGCATGAATTAACTTATTTACCTCTAATGAAAGAACTGCATGAAAAATATAATGGAAAATTAAAAATTCAAACTATTACTAGTCGAGAAAAAAATAAAAACTCTTTAACTGGAAGAATACCTTTTTTATTAAAAAATCAAACATTAGAAAAACATATTGGTTTTTCAATAGATTCTCAAACCTCACATGTTATGTTGTGTGGAAATCCCTTGATGGTAAAAGATACATTTTTATTTCTAAAAAATCACAGAAACATGGAAAAACATCTGCGTCGAAAAAAAGGTAATATTACAATGGAAAATTATTGGTAA
- the epmA gene encoding elongation factor P--(R)-beta-lysine ligase, whose product MKKKNWKPSASIKNLIKRSKIISNIRLFFSKKNILEVETPILSQSTVTDVNLVSFDTKYISLNNVDKLKLWLITSPEYHMKRLLASESGPIYQICRSFRNKELGRYHNPEFTMIEWYQPFYSMKEFIKEIDEFLQVILKCDRSDKISYQDLFIEFFKIDPLCTNLSELHKISKKLNLDHLTGFETNINKFIQILFTLNIEPNIGKEKPLFVYYFPSEQASLAAINLKDSRVSERFEIFYKGIELGNGFYELTDPNEQKKRFIKDNAERFSMNLPVQKIDNLFLNALSYGLPPCSGVAMGLDRLIMLILNKKNINDVIAFPLDRC is encoded by the coding sequence ATGAAAAAAAAAAACTGGAAACCTAGCGCTTCTATAAAAAATTTAATTAAAAGATCAAAAATTATCTCTAATATTCGTCTATTTTTTTCTAAAAAAAATATTCTTGAAGTAGAAACACCAATTTTATCACAGTCAACAGTTACTGATGTGAATTTAGTATCATTTGATACTAAATATATTTCATTGAACAATGTAGACAAATTAAAACTATGGTTAATAACTAGTCCAGAATATCATATGAAACGTTTGTTGGCATCAGAAAGTGGACCTATATATCAAATTTGCCGTAGTTTTAGAAATAAAGAACTAGGTCGATATCATAATCCCGAATTTACTATGATTGAATGGTATCAACCTTTTTATTCAATGAAAGAATTTATTAAAGAGATAGATGAATTTCTTCAAGTCATTTTAAAATGTGATAGATCAGATAAAATCTCTTATCAAGATTTATTTATAGAATTTTTTAAAATAGATCCTTTATGTACTAATCTATCAGAATTGCATAAAATATCTAAAAAATTAAATTTAGATCATTTAACTGGTTTTGAAACTAATATAAATAAATTTATACAAATATTATTTACATTAAATATAGAACCTAATATAGGAAAAGAAAAACCTTTATTTGTTTATTATTTTCCTTCAGAACAAGCATCTCTTGCTGCTATTAATCTAAAAGATTCTCGTGTATCAGAAAGATTTGAAATCTTCTATAAGGGAATAGAATTAGGGAATGGTTTTTACGAACTTACAGATCCAAATGAACAAAAAAAACGTTTTATTAAAGATAATGCAGAACGTTTTTCTATGAATCTTCCAGTGCAAAAAATAGATAATTTATTTTTAAATGCTTTGTCTTATGGGTTACCTCCTTGTTCAGGAGTGGCAATGGGTTTAGATCGATTAATTATGTTGATTTTGAACAAAAAAAATATTAATGATGTTATTGCTTTTCCATTAGATCGTTGTTAA
- the coaD gene encoding pantetheine-phosphate adenylyltransferase, with translation MNKTAIYPGTFDPITYGHLDIITRATKIFDSITIAISSNFKKKPIFNLKERIELTRTVTLHLKNVKKILGFNDLLANLAKKEKANILIRGVRTIFDFDYEIKLAAINKQIYPDLDSIFLLSSKEVSFISSSFVKEIAKYKGDIKPYLPKEVHSALLKKLNNVSKK, from the coding sequence ATGAATAAAACCGCAATATATCCAGGTACATTCGATCCGATTACATACGGACATTTAGACATTATAACACGTGCAACAAAAATATTTGATAGTATAACTATTGCAATTTCTAGTAATTTCAAAAAAAAACCCATTTTTAATTTAAAAGAACGAATAGAGTTAACCCGAACAGTTACATTACATCTTAAAAATGTAAAAAAAATACTTGGGTTTAATGATTTACTTGCTAATTTAGCAAAAAAAGAAAAAGCTAATATTTTAATTAGAGGAGTTAGAACAATATTTGATTTTGATTATGAAATAAAATTAGCTGCTATAAACAAACAAATTTATCCAGATTTAGATAGTATATTTTTACTTTCTTCTAAAGAAGTTTCGTTTATATCTTCATCTTTCGTTAAAGAAATAGCAAAATATAAAGGTGATATTAAGCCATATCTTCCTAAAGAAGTTCATTCTGCATTATTAAAAAAACTTAATAACGTTTCTAAAAAGTAA
- a CDS encoding class I SAM-dependent methyltransferase, with amino-acid sequence MKVYLEFQSYNERIYNLINLLKLEHDENASISLIMNRDSLELYNRENTKQKPIKVDFTSKKNNYRCFHFKKKNEVLSKVIGIKKSYFPSILDVTAGLGNDAFMFSFLGCQVTMIERNPIVAALLKDGLQRGYEDKKIGYWLKKRLHLIVEDSFNMFKMPISQPDIIYLDPMYPSHHKKSLPKKNMQIFRKLIGYDFNTEKLLNISRKLAKNRIIVKRPNYAKPLSEDKVNFIVTTRNHRFDIYQPF; translated from the coding sequence ATGAAAGTATATTTAGAATTTCAGTCTTATAATGAAAGAATATATAACTTAATCAACTTACTTAAATTAGAACATGATGAAAATGCTTCTATATCTTTAATAATGAATCGTGACTCATTAGAATTATATAATCGTGAAAATACGAAACAAAAACCTATAAAAGTTGATTTTACTTCAAAAAAAAATAATTATCGATGTTTTCATTTTAAAAAAAAAAATGAAGTCTTATCTAAAGTTATAGGAATAAAAAAATCTTATTTTCCTTCTATACTAGATGTTACTGCCGGTTTAGGTAATGATGCTTTTATGTTTTCTTTTTTAGGATGTCAAGTTACAATGATAGAGCGAAATCCAATAGTTGCTGCTTTATTAAAAGATGGTTTGCAAAGAGGGTATGAAGATAAAAAAATAGGTTATTGGTTAAAAAAAAGACTTCATTTAATAGTAGAAGATAGTTTTAATATGTTTAAAATGCCTATTTCACAACCAGATATAATTTATTTAGATCCAATGTATCCTTCTCATCATAAAAAATCTTTACCTAAAAAAAATATGCAGATTTTTAGAAAATTAATAGGATATGATTTTAATACTGAAAAATTATTAAATATTTCTAGAAAATTAGCAAAAAATAGAATTATTGTAAAACGCCCCAATTATGCAAAACCTTTATCCGAAGATAAAGTGAATTTTATTGTTACGACAAGAAATCATCGTTTTGATATATATCAACCTTTTTAA
- a CDS encoding inorganic phosphate transporter: MLYLFSCSDLNHSLWIFLALFFVLFYEAINGFHDTANAVSTLIYTRAISAHIAVIMSGFFNFMGVLLGGLTVAYAIVHLLPNDLLLNTTSKNALSMVFSMLLAAIIWNLFTWYLCLPASSSHSLIGAIIGIGLTNAIVTGSSLLDALNIPKMTSVFLSLIFSPIIGLIIAGGLIFLLRYFLKNNKIFYRIHMTPLEREKIDGKKIPPLLIRIALILSSIGVSYAHGANDGQKGIGLIMLVLIGIAPASFLVNLHADKYEINYTKKTLNNLEEYYLKKTTNTLNETNNSVTNSQFYDFIKNIQSTKLLLKNISNYNKLSLKQRFQLRHFLLYISESIDRTVKSSNVSSKEKYFLIDSKKIILKTIEYAPMWIILIVALSLSIGTMIGWKRIVVTIGEKIGKKRMTYAQAMSAQITASFSIGIASYTGIPVSTTHILSSSVAGTMLIDGDGIQMKTVKNIALAWMLTLPVSILLSGFLYWMALFLI; the protein is encoded by the coding sequence ATGCTATATTTATTTTCTTGTTCTGATTTGAATCATAGTTTATGGATTTTTTTAGCTTTATTTTTTGTTTTATTTTATGAAGCTATTAATGGTTTCCATGATACAGCGAATGCAGTATCAACTTTAATATATACTCGAGCAATATCTGCGCATATTGCAGTTATAATGTCTGGTTTTTTCAATTTTATGGGTGTTTTATTAGGAGGTTTAACTGTTGCGTATGCAATTGTTCATTTATTACCAAATGATTTATTATTAAATACTACTTCTAAAAATGCTCTTTCTATGGTTTTTTCAATGTTATTAGCAGCTATAATTTGGAACTTATTTACATGGTATTTATGTTTACCCGCATCGAGTTCACATTCTTTAATTGGAGCAATTATTGGAATAGGTTTAACAAATGCAATAGTGACAGGTTCATCTTTATTAGATGCGCTCAATATTCCTAAGATGACAAGTGTTTTTTTATCTCTTATTTTTTCTCCTATCATTGGATTAATAATAGCTGGGGGCTTAATTTTTTTACTACGATATTTTTTAAAAAACAATAAGATTTTTTATCGTATTCATATGACACCATTAGAACGAGAAAAAATAGACGGTAAAAAAATACCACCATTATTAATTAGAATAGCGCTTATTTTATCATCTATTGGAGTTAGTTATGCTCATGGTGCAAATGATGGACAAAAAGGAATTGGATTAATAATGCTTGTACTTATAGGAATTGCTCCTGCTTCTTTTTTAGTAAATTTACATGCTGATAAATATGAAATAAATTATACGAAAAAAACACTAAATAATTTAGAAGAATACTATTTAAAAAAGACTACTAACACATTAAATGAAACGAATAATTCAGTTACAAACTCTCAATTTTATGATTTTATAAAAAATATTCAAAGTACTAAATTATTATTAAAAAATATATCTAACTATAATAAACTAAGTCTTAAACAAAGATTTCAATTACGTCATTTTTTATTGTATATTTCCGAGTCAATTGACAGAACAGTGAAATCTTCTAACGTTAGTTCTAAAGAGAAATATTTTTTAATAGACAGTAAAAAAATAATACTTAAAACAATTGAATATGCACCTATGTGGATTATATTAATTGTCGCGTTATCTTTATCAATAGGAACAATGATAGGTTGGAAACGTATAGTAGTTACTATCGGTGAAAAAATAGGAAAAAAAAGAATGACATATGCACAAGCTATGTCAGCACAAATAACAGCTTCTTTTTCTATTGGAATAGCGAGTTATACAGGTATACCAGTTTCTACTACACATATACTTTCATCTTCGGTTGCAGGTACTATGTTGATTGATGGTGATGGAATTCAAATGAAAACTGTTAAAAATATAGCTTTAGCATGGATGTTAACTTTACCTGTTTCAATTTTATTATCTGGATTTTTATATTGGATGGCGCTATTTTTAATATAA
- a CDS encoding MFS transporter, whose amino-acid sequence MILLENKKDSLKKQYIKKNTKKFNQVILALFSGGFATFSILYCVQSILPIFSKQFFLTPAESSLSLSAATITMALGMLFTGPLSDVIGRKSIMSTSLFIAAILTIICSMMNSWTSIVLLRSLTGLALSGVVAVAMTYISEEIHPNSLSFCMGLYISGNTIGGFSGRLLSSILAEKFSWNISLMIIGLFSLISSSFFLYFLPPSKNFSSISIDLNKFLNRFYLQLKNPLLFILFVIGFILMGSFVTIFNYIGYRLMLEPFFLCPSSIGLLSIIYLTGVYSSPKAGMLISKYHRNNILIASLFLMILGVFITQYNQLLIVILGLIIFSGGFFASHSTASSWVGSYANIAKIQATSLYLFFYYLGSSVFGTFGGFFWFHMQWLGISIFIILMLFLGVFLSFKLRSKNC is encoded by the coding sequence TTGATTTTATTAGAAAATAAAAAAGACTCGCTAAAAAAACAATATATAAAAAAAAATACAAAAAAATTTAATCAAGTGATTTTAGCTCTGTTTTCAGGTGGTTTTGCTACTTTTTCTATTTTGTATTGCGTACAATCAATTTTACCAATATTTTCTAAACAATTTTTTTTAACTCCTGCCGAAAGTAGTTTATCTCTTTCTGCAGCAACTATCACAATGGCTTTAGGAATGCTTTTTACCGGGCCTTTATCTGATGTAATTGGTAGAAAATCAATTATGTCTACTTCTTTGTTTATCGCTGCAATATTAACTATTATATGTTCAATGATGAATAGTTGGACAAGTATTGTTTTATTACGTTCATTAACTGGTTTGGCTTTAAGTGGTGTTGTAGCTGTTGCCATGACATATATTAGTGAAGAAATACATCCTAATTCCTTATCTTTTTGTATGGGTTTATATATTAGCGGAAATACTATAGGTGGTTTTTCAGGAAGGTTATTAAGCAGTATTTTAGCAGAAAAATTTTCTTGGAATATTTCATTAATGATTATTGGTTTATTCTCATTAATATCATCTTCTTTTTTTTTATATTTTTTACCTCCCTCTAAAAACTTTTCATCAATTTCTATTGATCTTAATAAATTTTTAAATCGTTTTTATTTACAATTAAAAAATCCATTATTATTTATTTTATTTGTCATAGGATTTATATTAATGGGTAGTTTTGTCACTATTTTTAATTATATTGGCTATCGTTTAATGTTAGAACCTTTTTTTCTTTGTCCATCTAGTATAGGTTTATTATCTATTATTTATTTAACTGGAGTATATAGTTCTCCTAAAGCTGGTATGTTAATTAGCAAATACCATAGAAACAATATTCTTATCGCATCATTATTTTTGATGATACTTGGTGTTTTTATTACACAATACAATCAATTATTAATAGTAATTTTAGGTTTAATAATTTTTTCTGGTGGTTTTTTTGCATCTCATTCTACTGCTAGTAGTTGGGTTGGTTCATATGCAAATATTGCTAAAATTCAGGCTACATCTTTGTATTTGTTCTTTTATTATTTAGGTTCTAGTGTGTTTGGTACATTTGGTGGTTTTTTTTGGTTTCATATGCAATGGCTTGGAATTTCTATTTTTATTATATTAATGTTATTTCTTGGAGTTTTTTTATCTTTTAAATTAAGAAGTAAAAATTGTTAA
- the dapF gene encoding diaminopimelate epimerase: MNLYYNNKKKIHFSKMHGLGNDFMVINCIKENFILSSFMIKKLSNRYTGIGFDQLLLIEKSTNELFDFHYRIFNSNGNEVEQCGNGARCFGLFLLLKKLTNKNKILVSTKKKHLIIEFLLKNRIKVNMNEPDFKFYDFSLLKKNSCKNFSIKLHSENLICGLVSMGNPHCIIKVECIKNAPVKIIGKRIAENSMFPEGINVSFIEIINKNHIKLRVYERDVGETQSCGSAACAAVAMGIAQKLLFNIVKVELLGGKLIIMWKGFGTSLYMIGPAEHVYDGCIYI, encoded by the coding sequence ATGAACTTATATTACAACAATAAAAAAAAAATACATTTTTCTAAAATGCATGGATTAGGTAATGATTTTATGGTTATTAATTGTATTAAAGAAAATTTTATTTTATCATCATTTATGATAAAAAAATTATCTAATCGATATACTGGGATTGGTTTTGATCAATTATTACTTATAGAAAAATCAACTAATGAGTTATTTGATTTTCATTACCGAATTTTTAATTCTAATGGTAATGAAGTTGAGCAATGTGGAAATGGTGCTCGATGTTTTGGTCTTTTTTTATTATTAAAAAAATTAACTAATAAAAATAAAATTTTGGTTAGTACTAAAAAAAAACATTTAATTATTGAGTTTCTACTTAAAAATAGAATTAAAGTCAATATGAATGAACCTGATTTTAAATTTTATGATTTCTCTTTACTAAAAAAAAATTCATGCAAAAATTTTTCAATAAAACTTCATAGTGAAAATTTAATCTGTGGTTTAGTGTCTATGGGCAATCCTCATTGTATTATTAAAGTAGAATGCATTAAAAATGCTCCCGTGAAAATTATTGGTAAACGTATAGCAGAAAATTCAATGTTCCCAGAAGGTATAAATGTAAGTTTTATAGAAATTATCAATAAAAATCATATTAAGTTAAGAGTATATGAACGTGATGTAGGTGAAACACAATCTTGTGGAAGTGCCGCTTGTGCTGCAGTTGCAATGGGTATCGCACAAAAATTACTCTTTAATATTGTTAAAGTTGAATTATTGGGTGGAAAATTAATTATAATGTGGAAAGGTTTTGGAACTTCTCTCTATATGATAGGACCTGCAGAACATGTTTATGATGGTTGTATATATATATAA
- the cyaY gene encoding iron donor protein CyaY — protein sequence MKKKITFQKENKNFYILVNDLFLKIEDNLNLYDNEIDLDYQIQDYVMTITFNKKSLIIINKQESLQQIWLATKKNGYHFNYKNNQWICNRSGENFWKIFENACSVQSNKILIFSKK from the coding sequence ATGAAAAAAAAAATAACTTTTCAAAAAGAAAATAAAAATTTTTATATATTAGTAAACGATTTGTTTTTAAAAATAGAAGATAATTTAAATTTATATGATAATGAAATTGATCTTGATTATCAGATTCAAGATTATGTCATGACTATTACTTTTAACAAAAAAAGTTTAATAATAATTAATAAACAAGAATCATTACAACAAATCTGGTTAGCTACAAAAAAAAATGGATATCATTTTAATTATAAAAATAATCAATGGATCTGCAATCGTAGTGGTGAAAATTTTTGGAAAATTTTTGAAAATGCATGCTCTGTTCAATCTAATAAAATTTTAATTTTTTCTAAAAAATAA
- the hemC gene encoding hydroxymethylbilane synthase, whose product MYKKTLRIATRKSPLALEQTKYVQKKILSLYPDLNIKLVPIVTHGDNILNQSLSKIGGKGLFIKELERALLENKADIAIHSMKDLPVNITKELSLVSICKRGNALDSLVSNNYESINKLPKGATVGTSSLRRQCQLITYRPDLIVSPLRGNIGTRLNKLDQGKYDAIILATEGLNRLNLKNRITQIIPAELSLPSCGQGAIGIQSRLHDKKVLFFLSHLNHINTVIEINAERAFCRKLESGCQIPIGSYAVLKKNKIWLRGLVGSPNGKTILKGERIGSYNTGEKMGYSLADELLRNGAKNILNNLHVKQFYYI is encoded by the coding sequence ATCTATAAAAAAACACTAAGAATTGCAACTAGAAAAAGCCCATTAGCCTTAGAACAAACTAAATATGTTCAAAAAAAAATACTATCTTTATATCCAGATTTGAATATAAAATTAGTACCTATTGTTACTCATGGAGATAATATTTTAAATCAATCTCTTTCAAAAATTGGAGGAAAAGGTTTATTTATTAAAGAACTAGAACGCGCTCTACTTGAAAACAAAGCAGATATTGCAATTCATTCTATGAAAGATCTGCCAGTAAATATCACAAAAGAATTATCTTTAGTTAGTATATGTAAAAGAGGAAATGCTTTAGATTCACTAGTTTCTAATAATTATGAATCAATCAATAAGTTACCTAAAGGAGCTACAGTCGGCACTTCTAGTTTAAGAAGACAATGTCAATTAATTACGTATCGTCCAGATTTAATTGTTTCTCCTTTAAGAGGTAATATAGGGACTCGATTAAATAAATTAGATCAAGGCAAATATGATGCAATTATTCTTGCTACTGAAGGATTGAATAGATTAAATCTAAAAAATAGAATTACTCAAATTATACCTGCGGAGTTATCTCTACCTTCATGTGGTCAAGGTGCTATTGGTATTCAATCTAGACTACATGATAAAAAAGTTCTATTTTTTTTATCTCATCTTAATCATATTAATACTGTTATTGAAATTAATGCAGAAAGAGCATTTTGTAGAAAATTAGAATCGGGATGTCAAATTCCGATTGGAAGTTATGCTGTTTTAAAAAAAAATAAAATTTGGTTAAGAGGATTGGTAGGTTCACCTAACGGTAAAACAATATTAAAAGGAGAAAGAATAGGTTCGTATAACACAGGAGAAAAGATGGGATATTCACTTGCTGATGAATTGCTTAGAAATGGAGCTAAAAATATTCTTAACAATCTTCATGTTAAACAATTTTATTATATATGA
- a CDS encoding uroporphyrinogen-III synthase has protein sequence MKILVIRPSPTGEELANDLNSIGIPSWHFSLFDFCPSSSSISLSKKINILYQSKIILIFSKKSVYYTNLYLKKNNLKWPFHARYYAIGESTAFFLYNYIKKNFFSYKKRK, from the coding sequence ATGAAAATACTAGTAATACGACCCTCTCCTACAGGAGAAGAGTTAGCAAATGATCTAAATAGCATTGGCATACCTTCTTGGCATTTTTCATTGTTTGATTTTTGTCCAAGCTCCAGTTCAATTAGTTTATCAAAAAAAATTAATATATTATATCAATCAAAAATTATTCTTATTTTTTCTAAAAAATCTGTTTATTATACAAATTTATATTTGAAGAAAAATAATTTAAAGTGGCCTTTTCATGCAAGATATTATGCTATTGGGGAAAGTACTGCTTTTTTTCTCTACAACTATATAAAAAAAAATTTTTTTTCCTACAAAAAAAGAAAATAG
- a CDS encoding uroporphyrinogen-III synthase has protein sequence MLYKDKIKNSRITLLQGENGRKLIEKKLKKEGFKVCLIECYKRVLKIFDANIEIKKWYSYKINTLVVASGESLYQLKNIVHKNNQKRWLFKCKIFVVGQRLSIIAKKLGWKNIIISKYANNKYFLSVIKKENIKS, from the coding sequence ATATTATATAAAGATAAAATAAAAAATAGCAGAATAACTTTATTACAAGGAGAAAACGGACGAAAACTAATAGAAAAAAAATTAAAAAAAGAAGGTTTTAAAGTTTGTTTGATTGAATGTTATAAAAGAGTTTTAAAAATTTTTGATGCTAATATAGAGATTAAAAAATGGTATTCATATAAAATAAATACTTTAGTAGTAGCAAGTGGTGAATCTTTATATCAATTAAAAAACATTGTTCATAAAAATAATCAAAAGAGATGGCTATTTAAATGTAAAATTTTTGTTGTTGGTCAAAGATTATCAATAATAGCAAAAAAACTAGGATGGAAAAATATAATAATTTCAAAATATGCTAATAATAAATATTTTCTTAGCGTAATTAAAAAAGAAAATATTAAAAGTTAA
- the rho gene encoding transcription termination factor Rho, with translation MNLTALKNMPVSELITLGEKMGLENLARMRKQDIIFAILKQHAKSGEDIFGDGVLEILQDGFGFLRSADSSYLAGPDDIYVSPSQIRRFNLRTGDTIAGKIRPPKEGERYFALLKVNEVNYDKPENARSKILFENLTPLHANSRLRMERGNGSTEDLTARVLDLASPIGRGQRGLIVAPPKAGKTILLQNIAQSIAYNHPDCVLMVLLIDERPEEVTEMQRLVKGEVVASTFDEPASRHVQVAEMVIEKAKRLVEHKKDVIILLDSITRLARAYNTVVPASGKVLTGGVDANALHRPKRFFGAARNVEEGGSLTIIATALVDTGSKMDEVIYEEFKGTGNMELPLSRKIAEKRVFPAIDYNRSGTRKEELLTLPDELQKMWILRKIIHPMSEIDAMEFLLNKLSMTKTNDEFFDMMKRS, from the coding sequence ATGAATCTTACCGCACTTAAAAATATGCCAGTTTCTGAATTAATTACTCTTGGTGAAAAAATGGGGTTGGAAAATTTAGCGCGTATGCGTAAACAAGATATTATTTTTGCCATCCTTAAACAACACGCAAAAAGTGGAGAAGATATATTTGGAGACGGCGTTTTAGAAATATTACAAGATGGATTTGGATTTCTACGTTCTGCAGATAGTTCTTATTTAGCTGGTCCTGATGATATTTATGTTTCACCAAGTCAAATTCGCAGATTTAATTTACGTACAGGTGATACTATTGCAGGAAAAATAAGACCACCTAAAGAAGGTGAAAGATATTTTGCTTTACTTAAAGTAAACGAAGTAAATTATGATAAACCTGAAAATGCTAGAAGTAAAATATTATTTGAAAATTTAACACCACTACATGCTAATTCTAGATTAAGAATGGAACGTGGCAATGGATCAACCGAAGATTTAACGGCAAGAGTTTTAGATTTAGCATCACCTATTGGACGAGGACAACGTGGATTAATTGTTGCACCTCCAAAAGCCGGAAAAACAATATTACTTCAAAATATAGCACAAAGTATCGCTTATAATCATCCTGATTGTGTTTTAATGGTATTATTAATTGATGAAAGACCAGAAGAAGTTACAGAAATGCAAAGATTGGTCAAAGGAGAAGTAGTTGCATCTACTTTTGACGAGCCTGCATCAAGACATGTTCAAGTGGCAGAAATGGTTATTGAAAAAGCAAAACGATTAGTAGAACACAAAAAAGATGTAATTATTTTACTTGATTCAATTACTCGTTTGGCAAGAGCTTATAATACAGTAGTACCAGCCTCTGGAAAAGTTTTAACAGGAGGAGTTGATGCCAATGCTTTACATAGACCTAAAAGATTTTTTGGTGCCGCACGAAATGTAGAAGAAGGAGGAAGTTTAACGATTATTGCAACTGCTTTAGTAGATACTGGTTCTAAAATGGATGAAGTGATTTACGAAGAATTTAAAGGAACAGGAAATATGGAACTCCCATTGTCTAGAAAAATTGCAGAAAAGCGTGTATTTCCCGCTATTGACTACAATAGATCTGGAACCAGAAAAGAAGAGCTATTGACTTTGCCAGATGAACTTCAAAAAATGTGGATTCTAAGGAAAATTATTCATCCTATGAGTGAAATAGATGCAATGGAATTTTTACTTAACAAACTATCTATGACTAAAACAAATGATGAATTTTTTGACATGATGAAACGTTCATAA
- the trxA gene encoding thioredoxin TrxA: MNKIIELTDQNFKEKVLNSKSFFLVDFWAEWCNPCKILAPVLEETSKEYLNKIIFGKLNIEENPKTAPLYSVRSIPSLLLFYNGEVLATKVGAMSKLQLKEFLDEMLASIVQK, encoded by the coding sequence ATGAATAAAATAATCGAACTAACCGATCAAAATTTTAAAGAAAAAGTTTTAAACTCAAAAAGTTTTTTTTTAGTTGATTTTTGGGCTGAATGGTGCAATCCTTGCAAAATATTAGCACCTGTTTTAGAAGAAACATCTAAAGAATATTTAAATAAAATAATTTTTGGAAAATTAAATATTGAAGAAAACCCAAAAACTGCTCCATTATATTCTGTAAGAAGTATTCCTTCATTATTGTTATTTTATAACGGCGAAGTTCTTGCTACAAAAGTAGGAGCAATGTCTAAGCTACAACTCAAAGAGTTTTTAGATGAAATGCTAGCTAGTATCGTTCAAAAATAG